One window of Helicobacter sp. MIT 99-5507 genomic DNA carries:
- the yihA gene encoding ribosome biogenesis GTP-binding protein YihA/YsxC — MQNNQICVLSSSFTKSIENKSQAPSVLYSEIAILGRSNVGKSSAINLLLNNKNLAKSSSTPGKTRLINFFLSSWRLDDVVYDLRFIDFPGFGYAKVSKEERNLWDKNLSEFLKTRDSIKLFIHLIDSRHTNLAIDNEIKNFLNSLLKPDSKILSVFTKCDKLNKNELIKLKKEDSICISYNDKQSIESLRFSILNHLYGV, encoded by the coding sequence ATACAAAATAATCAAATTTGTGTACTTTCATCATCATTTACAAAGTCAATAGAAAATAAATCTCAAGCTCCAAGTGTGCTTTATAGTGAAATTGCAATTTTAGGGCGAAGCAATGTTGGAAAATCTAGTGCAATAAATTTACTTTTAAACAATAAAAATCTAGCAAAATCATCATCAACACCGGGTAAAACAAGACTAATTAATTTCTTTTTATCATCGTGGAGATTGGATGATGTTGTATATGATTTGAGATTTATTGACTTTCCAGGTTTTGGATATGCAAAAGTCTCAAAAGAAGAAAGAAATTTATGGGATAAGAATCTAAGCGAGTTTTTAAAAACTAGAGATTCTATAAAATTATTTATTCATTTAATAGATTCTAGACATACAAATCTAGCAATTGATAATGAAATAAAAAACTTTTTAAATAGCTTATTGAAGCCAGATTCTAAGATTCTTAGTGTTTTTACAAAATGTGATAAATTGAATAAAAATGAATTAATAAAGCTAAAAAAAGAAGATTCTATATGTATTTCTTATAATGACAAACAAAGTATAGAATCTTTACGATTTAGCATATTAAATCATCTTTATGGGGTGTAG